The genomic stretch CGCCCTAAAGCGCTCATGGTATCATTATGAATATACAAACCAAAACTGTGAAAGCCTAGAAATATACATGCCCAGTTGAGATGGGATATGATTGCATCACGATGCCTAAGGACACGATCTAATAGATCGTTGTACCGAGTAGTTGGATCATAATCTCTTACCATAAAAATGGCTGCATGCGCGGCAGCACCAACTATGAGAAATCCACCAATCCACATGTGATGTGTGAACAATGACAGTTGTGTACCATAGTCAGTAGCTAGATACGGATAAGGGGGCATGGAATACATATGATGAGCTACAACAATGGTTAAAGAGCCTAACATAGCTAAGTTAAGAGATAATTGAGCATGCCATGACGTTGTTAGGATCTCATATAGACCTTTATGGCCCTGACCTGTAAATGGACCTTTATGAGCTTCTAAAATATCTTTTAGTCCATGACCAATACCCCAGTTGGTCCTATACATGTGACCCGCTATCAGGAAAAGAATTGCAATAGCTAAATGGTGATGGGCAATATCAGTCAGCCACAGACCCCCAGTTACTGGATCTAATCCTCCACGAAAAGTAAGAAAGTCCGCATATTTTGACCAATTCAAGGTGAAAAATGGGGTTGCTCCCTCGGCAAAACTGGGATAAAGTTGAGCCAAAAGATCTCGATTCAAGATAAATTCATGAGGAAGTGGTATCTCTTTAGGATCTACTCCAGCGTTTAGAAATTGGTTAATCGGTAAAGATACATGTACTTGATGCCCCGCCCAAGAGAGAGACCCAAGTCCTAGTAGCCCTGCTAAATGGTGATTCAGCATAGATTCTACATCTTGAAACCAAGCCAATTTTGGCGCCGCTTTATGATAATGAAACCAACCAGCAAAAAGCATTAACGCCGCAAAGACCAATGCCCCAATTGCTGTACAATAGAGTTGTAATTCACTAGTTATTCCAGATGCTCGCCAAATCTGAAAAAAACCAGAGGTTATTTGTATTCCTCGGAAACCCCCGCCTACGTCACCATTTAATATTTCTTGGCCCACTATTGGCCAAACCACCTGGGCACTAGGCCTAATGTGAGTTGGATCACTTAGCCACGCTTCATAATTAGAAAAACGAGCACCGTGGAAATACATGCCGCTCAGCCAAAGAAAGATGATGGAGAGTTGACCGAAATGTGCACTAAATACTTTTCGAGAGATCTCCTCCAAATCACTGGTATGGCTATCGAAATCGTGAGCATCGGCATGTAGGTTCCAGATCCAAGTGGTAGTATCAGGCCCTTTAGCTATTGTTCTTGAGAAATGACCCGGTCTGGCCCATTCCTCGAAAGAAGTTTTTACGGGATCCCTATCTACCAAAATTTTAACTTCTGGTTCCGGCGAACGAATAATCATTGAGTCCTCCTCTTTCCGGACAACACATACAAAGAGACCCGCCAACAGTCAAATAATTAGTGAACCTTAGAGATAGAGAGATATTTCTATAATTAGTTcgtttctcttctatttttctATCTCCTATCTCTCTATTTTCTTTAGTTATTTACTAGAGCAATTATGATCTGGAAGTCGATCCGGGGCAAGTGTTCGGATCTATTATGACATAGCCTTGAGGCGCTCAACGGACCTTTTAACCCTTTAAAAACCTTTTTGAGCTTTGGATTGATCCAAAAACAACTTTTTTGTGCAACCTAGTGTATATTCATAGAAGTTATTAGATGgagctctttaattttttacctaGAAGATTTTAATTACTCTATTCCAAATCACGCGAGTAGCCATGAGACATTACTAAGAGACATCcccggtatatatatatttagtgatTCGAGGGTTTCTTTTATTAGTTTTAATAATAagaattttgtttaatttaataaaaatataataaaaagaagTCTATTTTGTACTCTATCTGTGTATCCTTTTTTATTCCTAAAAAATAGCAGATGAAATAGAAGTGAAATAGAAGGCTTAGAAGGGAGATAATGAAATTATGTGATTGGGTCTTCCAAAAGCAAAGGAACGATCCGTTTTTTAGTTAACTGATCTGATGGGTCCAACAAAGAATTAATTCTAACAAATATCtaaattctaaataaaaaaataaataatagacTAAGATTCTAAATAAAGGATAATAAATAAACGGGGTCTTCTTTTATTCGAAACGTCTCGTGATCTTCAACCAATTATGCGCTTCAATATAATTACCGGGAGTAAGCGCTATAGCCTGTTTCCAATACTCAGCGGCTTGATCAAACCAAGCCTCCGCAATTTCAGAATCTCCCTGTTGAATGGCCTGTTCTCCCCGGCCGGAATAGGTAGTTCAATTCCTTTCCTTAGAACCGTACTTGAGAATTTCTTACCTCATACGGCTCAGCAGTCAATTCTTTTGGTGTCCCATTTTGATCTATACCATATCTAATAAAATCTAATGAGATTTCTCATGGATCTATCCCAGTTTTagggttaaccaaaagaaaaataggTAAATTACATGAGTTTCAAACTGAAATTTGGATGAATAATCCGTTTATttagttttatcttttttcCCACCTTCAGAAGAATAAAGCATAGGCTTTTCTACTAGTGTTAGAATTTTATGAAAGGTAACTATCTCGGTTTCATAGATAAATTTATATAGAATCTTTGAAAAAGACTTTCTTTCATAAGAAAGAAAATACTTACTATCTTTGGGATCTGATCCTACACCGCTGCTCAAGACTTTAGTGGATCGACTCTATTACATAAGTTAATTCCTAATTTTTATCTCACATCATGAGATAAGTACGCAGTTATTATTGTATCGGCCCAAAACCTCGCAAATTGATCTTTACGGTGCTTCCTCTATCTCTATCAATTAAAGCCTTATATCCATAGAAAAAGTTGCTaggcatttttattttttcctattttgacTTCTATCAAGTTTCTTTCTTTGCTACAGCTGATAAAAATCGTTGTTTTAGACGATGCATATGTAGAAAGCCTATTTGGTTCTAGTAGTTACTttactagatttttcttttttttttttttttttctttctatagtGGAGATAGTCGCACGTAATGACAGATCACGGCCATATTATTAAAAGCTTGTGGTAAGAATGGGTTTCGTTCTAGTGCTCGAAAATAATATTCCAAAGCTTTCGTATGTTCTCCATTACTTGTGTGGATAAGCCCTATATTATAGAGTATATAACTTCGATCATAGGGATCAATTTCTAGTCGCATAGCTTCATAATAATTCTGCAAAGCTTCCGCGTAATTTCCTTCGGATTGAGCCGACATCCGTTACGGTCGTCATTCAATTGAAAGAATCTCCGTTCCAGAACCGTACGTGAGATTTTTCACCTCATTGAGGCTCCTCCATTATGTGCATAATGAGAATAATACATAGAATCAAAAAAGATTCAACGATGAATAATATTATGTGCATAATGAGAATAATACATAGAATCAAAAAAGATTCAACgataaaaatattctcattatgAACTCAGCAGGGCTAGTGTTTTTACAAGAAATCTCTAGCCAACCTTCCTGCAAGAGATTCTTTCTTAACATCAAGCCTATTGGGACTAGATAGAAATGATAAGATAACTCCAACAATTTCTTTGTTTTTAACGCCTCCTAATTTCCAGGAATTAGTCACTTCAATAGCCTTCGATGGTTATACGGGTATCCAAAGGACGAACGAGATGGATGTTTGTTGTCCCAACCATTCTTTTAGTCCCAAGCCCGCTAAGGAAAGGGCTGACTTAGAACAAAGTTTTCGTGTTGTTGATTCCTAGGTGTAGCGCTTCTTCCCCTATGCTGCCTATTAGCGCTAGTAGAGTAGGATTGACCCGTAATACAGAACCTCTAGGCGTAACCTTTCGCTTAATACTAGAATCAAGAATTGAAACATAGCATCTGAGGTTGCATTAATCGAGGATACACGACAGAAGGAATTGTTCTATTTCCAAACTTCACCTTCAAAAAgcgtagattttttttttcaaaaattttctcGAATCACGTGTTTTTCTCCTCGTAAGACtgagagaaatgaataaatatgaaataaaaaaaaaaagaatcaaatcgCACCATCTCTGTAATAGGTAAATGCCTCTTTTTCTCCTGAAGTTGTCGGAATTACTCGTAATAAGATattggctacaattgaaaagGTCTGATCAATAAAATTTCCATTTATCCGTGATCTAGGCATAGGTAGCAATCCATTCTAGAATTCTTCTCATTACCTCTCGTGGGAAAAAGATCCCACAAAGAAAAGAATTGTATAGTACGAAATAAcataaaaacttatttttttttaaagaaaaaaacaaaagatatgaatCCTCTATTCCAATTGTTCCTTTTTGACAGGAATCgataagaaataagaaatatttCAAGGCGATTCGATTTCATACTAATGTAGTAGTATAGGAACTATTCCGATTTCGGTGAAGTTACAAATTAGAAGAACTCGAGAAATTTTTATTGAATCATGATACAAattacaaagaagaaaaaagatcgAATAAtcattctatgatgaaaatagaATAACTGCCAATTTTGTGTACATAACGGGTATAGACTATACAATcaaatctaaattttttttggaatttctaTTCTAATAGAG from Lycium ferocissimum isolate CSIRO_LF1 unplaced genomic scaffold, AGI_CSIRO_Lferr_CH_V1 ctg21989, whole genome shotgun sequence encodes the following:
- the LOC132043202 gene encoding photosystem I P700 chlorophyll a apoprotein A1; the protein is MIIRSPEPEVKILVDRDPVKTSFEEWARPGHFSRTIAKGPDTTTWIWNLHADAHDFDSHTSDLEEISRKVFSAHFGQLSIIFLWLSGMYFHGARFSNYEAWLSDPTHIRPSAQVVWPIVGQEILNGDVGGGFRGIQITSGFFQIWRASGITSELQLYCTAIGALVFAALMLFAGWFHYHKAAPKLAWFQDVESMLNHHLAGLLGLGSLSWAGHQVHVSLPINQFLNAGVDPKEIPLPHEFILNRDLLAQLYPSFAEGATPFFTLNWSKYADFLTFRGGLDPVTGGLWLTDIAHHHLAIAILFLIAGHMYRTNWGIGHGLKDILEAHKGPFTGQGHKGLYEILTTSWHAQLSLNLAMLGSLTIVVAHHMYSMPPYPYLATDYGTQLSLFTHHMWIGGFLIVGAAAHAAIFMVRDYDPTTRYNDLLDRVLRHRDAIISHLNWACIFLGFHSFGLYIHNDTMSALGRPQDMFSDTAIQLQPVFAQWIQNTHALAPGATAPGATASTSLTWGGGDLVAVGGKVALLPIPLGTADFLVHHIHAFTIHVTVLILLKGVLFARSSRLIPDKANLGFRFPCDGPGRGGTCQVSAWDHVFLGLFWMYNAISVVIFHFSWKMQSDVWGSVSDQGVVTHITGGNFAQSSITINGWLRDFLWAQASQVIQSYGSSLSAYGLFFLGAHFVWAFSLMFLFSGRGYWQELIESIVWAHNKLKVAPATQPRALSIIQGRAVGVTHYLLGGIATTWAFFLARIIAVG